A genomic region of Methanofollis fontis contains the following coding sequences:
- a CDS encoding DUF2070 family protein: MSDQGSDVKMAGLSRYIFTAPSWPRSCAIIIFLGLLIDATSSRSGIIAPFFGTLAFSVPGLLATLLTKPLIRSRRKVITWKRSALLAAAGTVIAVIVSVLPLVFLMVEPFPLYFAIGMGLVFGIRMLVIAAIADYRLSHVVLPALPQSAFGVVIASYFFGPGFLALGAVLHLVFGFGCLLFVWYIERPLNKAFNISALNFINTFIEHMTDGSKSMEDFFREIGEEVTLPQAVIGFRRQGRRTVIFTVPNVHPGPMGEIGGGNLTKNLHDAFSEEVFTAHGCSTHDFNLVSESEAEKIVGAIAASLQNPAYGGVAGKSRRVRRGSVEILCQPIGDALLMVATRWPGKTEDLDFGIGTTIMAEAHCHFRECAFVDAHNCMADVASPVHLGSAEANEYLEAAMEGIRSCAGGATLPFRVGAAHLPLPFSREEGIGDIGVQALVIETGGQRTGYVLFDGNNMDRALRPAIIEALNGLVDECEVMTSDSHVVNTISGKNPVGLKVPPEKIVPHAVEAVKAAIADLAPAEAASATACCRNIMVFGSNRISELASTVNAMLVFIPVISLGILLLAMFLSVVAYLVIG, encoded by the coding sequence ATGAGTGATCAGGGTAGCGACGTGAAGATGGCCGGACTGTCGCGCTATATCTTCACCGCCCCCTCCTGGCCGCGCTCGTGTGCGATTATTATCTTCCTGGGCCTGCTCATCGACGCCACCAGCAGCCGTTCGGGCATTATCGCGCCGTTCTTCGGCACGCTTGCCTTCTCCGTTCCCGGGCTTCTCGCCACCCTCCTGACAAAGCCCCTGATCCGGAGCCGCAGGAAGGTGATCACCTGGAAGCGTTCGGCGCTCCTTGCCGCAGCGGGCACGGTGATCGCGGTGATCGTCAGTGTGCTGCCCCTCGTCTTTCTGATGGTGGAGCCCTTCCCCCTCTACTTTGCGATCGGGATGGGGCTCGTCTTCGGGATCAGGATGCTGGTCATCGCCGCCATCGCCGACTACCGCCTCTCCCATGTGGTGCTGCCCGCCCTGCCGCAGAGCGCCTTCGGCGTGGTGATCGCCTCGTACTTCTTTGGGCCGGGCTTTCTCGCCCTCGGTGCGGTGCTCCACCTGGTGTTCGGGTTCGGGTGCCTGCTCTTCGTCTGGTATATCGAGCGGCCGCTGAACAAGGCGTTCAATATCAGTGCTCTCAACTTCATCAATACCTTCATCGAGCACATGACCGACGGCTCCAAGAGCATGGAGGACTTTTTCCGGGAGATCGGTGAGGAGGTGACGCTGCCGCAGGCGGTCATCGGCTTCAGGCGACAGGGACGGCGGACGGTGATCTTTACCGTCCCGAACGTGCATCCGGGTCCGATGGGGGAGATCGGCGGGGGCAACCTGACGAAAAACCTCCACGACGCCTTTTCCGAAGAGGTCTTCACCGCCCACGGTTGTTCGACCCATGACTTCAACCTGGTCTCGGAGAGCGAGGCGGAGAAGATCGTGGGGGCGATTGCAGCCTCCCTGCAGAACCCCGCCTATGGGGGGGTCGCCGGCAAATCGCGGCGGGTGCGGCGTGGATCTGTCGAGATCCTCTGCCAGCCGATCGGCGACGCCCTCCTGATGGTCGCCACCCGCTGGCCCGGCAAGACCGAGGACCTGGACTTCGGGATCGGGACGACTATCATGGCCGAAGCCCACTGCCATTTCCGGGAGTGCGCATTCGTCGATGCCCACAACTGCATGGCCGATGTGGCATCGCCGGTCCACCTCGGGTCGGCGGAGGCAAACGAGTACCTCGAGGCGGCGATGGAGGGGATCCGCTCCTGCGCCGGGGGGGCGACCCTGCCCTTCCGGGTCGGCGCCGCCCACCTGCCGCTCCCCTTCAGCCGGGAGGAGGGGATCGGGGATATCGGGGTGCAGGCACTGGTCATCGAAACCGGTGGGCAGAGGACGGGCTATGTGCTCTTCGATGGCAACAACATGGACCGGGCCCTCCGTCCGGCCATCATTGAAGCGCTCAACGGCCTTGTGGACGAGTGCGAGGTGATGACCTCTGATTCCCATGTGGTCAATACGATCAGCGGAAAAAATCCTGTCGGCCTCAAGGTGCCGCCGGAAAAAATCGTTCCCCATGCGGTCGAAGCGGTGAAGGCGGCGATCGCCGACCTTGCACCGGCGGAGGCGGCCTCGGCCACGGCATGCTGCAGGAACATCATGGTCTTTGGATCGAACCGGATATCTGAACTGGCGAGCACCGTGAATGCAATGCTCGTCTTCATCCCGGTGATATCGCTCGGCATCCTGCTGCTGGCGATGTTCCTCTCGGTGGTGGCATACCTGGTGATCGGATAG
- a CDS encoding carbohydrate kinase family protein, producing MISIVGHTAVDHICRVPFFPERHTSVYTLDHRIFFGGGAANIAAGIATLGECCELVSAVGSDFPGGAYERHMADLGIVPRFFQVDDRPTATAFMFNDAEGDQITFFDWGASAVFADAEAPSLPFVHMATADPSFNVRVAERSEFASFDPGQDILKYDREQFEAILEHISILFANRHEAARMAEVLGISMDELADRVEIAVFTMDSAGCMLCTGGERRTIPAVRVEAEDPTGAGDAFRAGFLTAYLRGLPPVRCCTIGTVTASFAVERMGCQTNLPTWERMAERHRQHFGPITEA from the coding sequence ATGATCAGCATCGTCGGGCACACCGCCGTCGACCATATATGCAGGGTGCCGTTCTTTCCCGAACGGCACACCTCGGTCTACACCCTTGACCACCGGATCTTCTTCGGTGGCGGGGCGGCGAACATCGCCGCAGGCATCGCCACCCTGGGGGAATGCTGCGAGCTGGTGAGTGCGGTCGGTTCCGACTTTCCCGGCGGTGCGTACGAACGCCATATGGCGGACCTTGGCATCGTGCCCAGGTTCTTCCAGGTGGACGACCGTCCCACGGCGACGGCGTTCATGTTCAACGACGCCGAAGGGGACCAGATCACCTTCTTTGACTGGGGGGCCTCCGCGGTCTTTGCCGATGCCGAGGCACCGTCCCTCCCCTTCGTTCATATGGCCACGGCTGATCCCTCCTTCAATGTCAGGGTGGCGGAACGGAGCGAATTTGCCTCCTTTGACCCCGGTCAGGACATCCTGAAATACGACCGGGAGCAGTTCGAGGCGATCCTGGAGCATATATCCATCCTGTTCGCAAACCGCCATGAGGCCGCCAGGATGGCCGAGGTGCTCGGGATCTCGATGGACGAACTGGCAGACCGCGTGGAGATCGCCGTCTTCACGATGGACTCCGCGGGGTGCATGCTCTGCACCGGCGGAGAGCGGCGGACAATCCCGGCGGTCAGGGTGGAGGCAGAAGATCCCACCGGTGCCGGTGACGCCTTCCGTGCCGGTTTCCTGACCGCCTATCTGCGTGGTCTTCCGCCGGTGCGCTGCTGCACCATCGGGACGGTGACCGCCTCGTTTGCGGTCGAGCGGATGGGCTGCCAGACCAACCTCCCGACATGGGAGCGGATGGCAGAGCGGCACCGCCAGCACTTCGGACCGATCACGGAGGCATGA
- a CDS encoding nitroreductase family protein, which yields MDFSEFLSFLEARQSVREYIDGDLRDDEVDAILRAVSSAPSAGNREAWDVVLVRSEDQREALAEAAFDQEHISRAPMIFVVCANYVRSMSRYGERGILYALQDATIACTYMMLAAHALRLHACWTGAFDEDGVREVLDIPAHVRPVALLAVGRGVVPTARTDRMPVGEHVHRETW from the coding sequence ATGGACTTCTCTGAATTCCTGTCATTCCTCGAGGCCCGTCAGTCGGTCCGGGAATATATCGACGGGGATCTCCGGGACGATGAGGTCGACGCCATCCTGCGGGCGGTGTCCTCCGCCCCTTCTGCAGGCAACCGTGAGGCCTGGGATGTGGTCCTGGTCCGCTCCGAGGACCAGCGCGAGGCGCTTGCAGAAGCGGCATTTGATCAGGAGCACATCTCACGGGCCCCGATGATCTTCGTTGTCTGTGCGAACTATGTCCGTTCGATGTCCCGCTATGGTGAGCGGGGCATCCTTTATGCCCTCCAGGACGCAACCATTGCCTGCACCTATATGATGCTCGCCGCCCACGCCCTCCGCCTCCATGCCTGCTGGACAGGCGCATTTGACGAAGACGGCGTCAGGGAGGTGCTCGATATTCCGGCACACGTCCGTCCGGTGGCCCTGCTTGCGGTGGGGCGGGGTGTCGTGCCAACGGCACGCACCGACCGGATGCCGGTCGGCGAGCATGTCCACCGCGAGACCTGGTAA
- a CDS encoding DUF555 domain-containing protein: protein MTDYCVTLESAWIVKDVKSLDDAIGIAISEAGKRLNPSAKFVEIENGYIQCPFCENDLNCALVVANTALVGLSLAMKVFNAESPEHARRIAKSVVGRALGNIPLSVTDVQEI from the coding sequence ATGACCGATTACTGTGTAACTCTGGAGTCCGCATGGATCGTCAAGGATGTCAAGTCCCTCGACGATGCCATCGGCATTGCGATAAGCGAGGCTGGAAAACGCCTCAACCCCTCTGCAAAGTTTGTGGAGATTGAGAACGGGTATATCCAGTGCCCGTTCTGCGAAAACGATCTGAACTGCGCCCTTGTGGTCGCCAACACTGCCCTTGTCGGGCTCTCGCTTGCCATGAAGGTCTTCAATGCCGAGAGCCCGGAGCATGCCCGGCGGATCGCCAAGTCCGTCGTTGGCAGGGCGCTCGGGAATATACCGCTCAGCGTCACGGATGTGCAGGAGATATGA